The window aaatttaatttttggttACGGCTATAAGCTGAAAGGTAATCGATGGAAGTGATTAAGCCAATATTATCACGCAGAGGTTACTGCAACTCGTTGGCGTACAAAGCTCGATATTTAACCAGTTTTGACTTTAGAGGCGTCGGCTTGTGGTGACCGCGGGATTCTCAAAAGAAGAAACGGAAACCTTGGCCACGAGATTTTGTAGCTAGGACGCTAGTAGCGTGAgcaaagtcaaaatgacttataaattCTCGACCGTGCATGCGCCAATGCATACACGTTTTGATGCCACCTGATGACCTGAACCTCACATACAGCTGGTTAAATGACATGCGACAATTGCTGCTCCTGGGACACGTTTTACAAACTTCAAGATTCGACTTAAGATTCAAGTACTTAACTGGTTAGGTTGCAGTTTTTGTAAGAATCCCAGCCAAATAAAAAGAACTCACAAAATTCTTCGTTTCATTATGGTCAGATACAAAGTTGCTGTGTCAATAATGGAGATACAAAGTTGCTGTGTCAACAGTGGCTTGTGTGACCACGCATCAGAACAGAAAAGAGGCGACAGTAGAGATGGGCCATTCCTGTAGTTCCAAAGTTCGGACGAGCAAAAATATACTACTATTTGCAGACTGACGGGTGACATCTGACACAAAAACTGCAGGTCTGCACCTCAAAATGTGACGacataaaaagaaaggaagATAGCTTGAACAAAATGGTACAGCCTTTTTATTGTCAAGCCAGCAAGAACGCTGAAACAATCACAATGtttactgaaaaaaaaacatcctatAGAGAATTATACAGCTACATTGATGATTATAGTATTAAGGCTTTGCATCCAACACAACACAGTAGTTGTAGCATTGCCCCCGTTCACATGTCATATATTTAGTAGATACAATATCCAACATGGATAGGAAAAGAATagtgatgaaaaattataacccccccccccccacccaaaacaaaagaaaccatACATAAAGAAAATCCAGGTGACCAAAATCCAAACGCCTCCTAAACTGTTTCTCAACCCCTCACTGAGTATCGCATTGTACAGTATAATCTCACCTGTACCCACCATATGGTTGCTGCCCTCCGTATCCGGTACCCATTGGATTATATCCACTACCTGGACCCATTCCCATAGGAGGCCGCATGTTCATTCCCATACCCTGGTTCATCCCCATGCCCATGTTCATTCCCATTGGTTGTTGGTTCATCCCCATTCCCATGGCCTGTTGGTTCATCCCCATTCCCATGGCCTGTTGGTTCATCCCCATTCCCATACCCATTTGTTGGTTCATTCCCATTCCCATGCCCATTGGCCGGTTCATTCCCATTCCACCACCGTAACCGGAACCAGCAGCGCCCATACCCATGCCAATGCCCCTGCTTGCACCCATTGGGTTGGCTGGAGGTGCCATGGCACTCGCACCTGCCCGACCGATGCCGGAGCCAGTTCCCATGGCTTTGCCCATAGTGATCGTAGATACCACAGGAGCTTGAGAGACTTTCTTTTCTTGCCTTTTCTCCTTGCGATTGATTGAATCGAAGTCAACTCCAATATCAGCGTGCGGATTAGCCTTTGCTGTAAAACAGACATAAGATTACGTCAGATCACAAAAGTACAAAAGTACAAGTGTAGAAGACAGCCAGAGAGAAGCCACTTACGTCCAGAGATGTCCAGATTGACTAAACCTCGGCTCAATGTATCAGCCCAAACTGTAGATTTGGACTCAAATTTCTTCACTGGCTCAGACTGACTAACTTGCAAGGCTGAAAGGATTGTTTCAGGGGGAGCTGATGAACTTGATTGTAATGGAAAGTTCACACCAGAAGGCATTGAATTCGGCACTGCAAGAGGCTGAGATGCCCCTCGAGAAATTGATGTTGCCTGTGAAGCTGCCATGGCAGTTTGTGGGGGGAAGGTTGGCTGAGAGGGCTGTAGATTTGTTGGAGCTGCAAATTGAGAAGCCTGTGAAGGGATGTAGGATGGTGCTCCATTCTGTGAAGGAGCCCCAGACATGCCATTAATGCCAGTCCCTGGAACTGGTTGCATAAAATAGTTTGATTGGCCTGATGGTACAGGTTGAGGCATTTGTAAAGGAGCAAATGGTGTGGCAACATTCTGAGGGATTGTAGATGGATTAGTGGCTGCAGGATGAGATGCTTGTGAATGAGGAAATGTGGAGGCAGCCTGAGGATAGGGTGCCCCTGCTTGAGGTGCTTGAGAAGCAAATGAAGTGGGAGGTGCTTGAGAAGCAAATGAAGCGGGAGCAGCATGAGTTTGTGGACCAGCAGCTGCAGGCTGAGGTGCCTGGGAGGAGACATAAGATGGGACTGCCTGTTCAGGGTGCACAGATGGGTTTGCAGGTGGTACCTCTGAATGTGATGAGGTGGGCACAAAAATATCTTGCTGCCCGGGTGCAGCATTCGATCCAAAAGAGAGGTCGCCAAGAGTGTCTCCAAAACCAAAGCTTGCTGCTGAAGCAGGCTGGAAAGGATTTGCATCTGCAGCAGGTTCAGTAGCATGGAAAGAACCAGCAGGTGCAGCATTTGTCTGAGAAACTGCAGGAGTTTCTTCATGAACAGCCTTGAAAGGCGTAGGATCCCCAAAAGGATTAGTTGCATCAAAGGCCTGCAAGGTCAAAATCCAAAAGGATAAGATGAACAGGTGGTTGGATTTAACTACCAGACAAGGCAAATTCCAATCAAATAAACATAGAACAACACAACCATCCCATCACCAAAACAAGTATCTTGATGTTAATTCAAAAAGTTTGTACTGACCACAATTCTGTGACCACTACTGCTGCTGTTTAAATACATTTAAGAAACAACATGATTTAAATAAAGTTTTGTCCTATAGTGTGTGTCACTTTGTCGCGTGCAATTATTCAAGCCCACAAAATCATAGAACTACAATTCAGTATAACAGATCCATGCCACCATTAGAACATGAGATTAGTATCGTGAATGGCCTTATGTTCAATAGACGCGTACCTCATTGAATCCAGTAGAAGCCGGTGGCATGCCCATAAAACTGTTACTCTCAAATCCTGGATTTGCTGATGGCTCAACATTTGGGCTGGCAGTTGGCTGAGGCACAGATACCAAAGCCAACGAATTAATAGGATCTGGTCCGAATAAATCCATTTCCAAGCTATTCACGGCTTGTGAGGGGTTCACTGGAGGTGAGGTATCTGACATGGGAtgcaaatattgaaaaaaaaaatcagtactcAATTACTACCAAAAGATATTGATACTAGTATAATGCCAGAATAGGGGTCATTCCTTCTACAGTTCTCTTCATAAATGTATCAGAAAATAATATTGTGTGATGCTTTCTATTAATGTGGGCTTTTGGTTCATATGCAATGCAATGTGtcaaaaaaggaggaaaatatACCTGGTACTGATCCACGAGGATCAAACTCGTCAAACCCATTAACTTCAGGATGAGTAGGTGGTGGTGCAGGTACGTCTTCCACAGTATTATCATGTACACCATTCACCTGACCTGGGGGTACACTTGTTCTTGGAGGTGAAGACACCTTTGCTGCAGCAACTGGCACAGGCACAGTCCCTCCATTTCTGATATTGAACGGTAGTTCAGAAATCAGAGATCGTTGTCATGTCTACTGATCAAACATTATAACATAAAATACATACCGTCCATCATGATTATTATCCTGTGTATCTCTTGTGACATCTTCATAGTTTGGCGGTGGTGAAGCAATCTGCTGGTTAGAAGGCTTCCGCTCCATGGGCCTACCGAAGGAGGTACAGAACATAAGATAAATTGCTCAAATAAGACAAGTTAATATGTTATGAACTTAGCATTTCTCCATCATTTACCTCTCATCCTGAGTAGGTCCGTCAGCATTGCTTTGCCGGCCACTGTGATGGAAAAATGTATGTAAGTTAGGGTCCATAAAGAACCATAAATAACCAAGTGAATATTAGCAACTTAATGAAATAACAATCTTATAGGCTGCTTATTGACTGCTATATGAACGTGTAAAAATTTAAATCcagaaaaaaacaatgaaacgGACCGGGATGAATAAGCTTCATCATCCCCATATGAATCCCTATCTCGTCCATAGCTCCTGCGACCTGATCCTTCTGCATATTCATGGTTGCTATGACTTCCTTTGTACTCATCTTCTCTATCTCTGCTGTAGCGCTGCTCATTAGAATCCCTAGAATAACGATCTCCTTCCCGATTGGGAGTAGTTCCAGCAACACCATATCTGTCATCATCCCTATATCCATACTCTCTTTCTCCCCCGTAGCCATTTCTGTTATCATACCTACTGCCATAGCTTCCTTCATAGCGGTCATTGTCATAGCCACCTGGGCTCCTGTGTGTTCCACTGGTGGCGAATGCACTCCGGTATCTTCAGATGAACACATAAAAGTAGTCAATAAAACAGAGAATATGCATGTCCACAAAACACAATGTACCAATATAACGAAAAGCAAGCACACTCACTTGTCCCTGGTAGCAAGTGCTTTCTGCCTAACTTCCTGTATCCTCTCTTTGTCATTAACTAAACTAACAAGGCTCTGGGATTTCCGCCGTACATTGCTACCTTGATCTCTCCCACTCGAATCGATATACTGGAAATCAGCTAGTGTCTGCAATTATAATAACAAAGTTAATGAGCATCAAGCAACTAAGATACTGACGAAACTTGAGGCAGAAACTACATGGAGTATATGAAACAGAAAATAGATTTCCAGCAATACCGATATCTGATAAGAATGTTCCCTTATGTCATCAATAACTCGCTCTGTACCATGAGCAACCAAGTAATCCAGGACAATCAATCCCTACATATCAAGCATAGTATAGCATCAGAATAAACTGCCCTACATATTGCTGTGGCTATTTCCACTTACATCCATAAAAGGAGAGAACACTGAAGGTTAAGGGGTAAAAGCAAATAAGAAAACACACCTTATAAACATGCCGCCAATTTTTACCAGTGTCATTGATCCTCTTCCACACAACATTCATGACCATCTGGTACTCATGGCTGCAAGCACGCAAAGGGCATTGGCACCGGGAAAATTAGGTTTTGTTTGTTACAAAGGTGATCAAATAACAAAAGCCCAAGAAGAAAACATACTAATTTTGTGTTGCTTGGGCGATTTCTGCCAAGAGTGatccatgtgggccccatggcTCGTTGCTTGTGGCATCAAGAATCTGTATGAGGCCATCGAGCAAAATGGAATAAGTCTGATGTCACTGATTATGCTTCATGAAAATTGAAAGGCGAGCAATCCATTAAATTCAGTAACTATCATGCTTAACACATGCTTTTGCGTGAGGGAGCAGCAGAGATCTCTGTTACCTTTTGTTCTATACCAGGCACCTTGAGGACCTTCTTGTTCACCTCTCTTTTTCTGCAAAAACAAAGACCAGAACAGATTAAATTACGACAGAAATATATTGTATCAAGCAAACGAACGGAGCTCGAACTGCACACGGTATACGATAAGATGGCAGGTGAATCACGTACAGGTCCCGGACTGTTTGATCGAATACTTTCTTCATGGCGCCCTTCCTTGAGAATCTAGCTTGTTCTGCTcagctctctcctcctcctcctcctcggtgcAAGCCCCTGTATAAAATTCGTCCATAAGATCCAAAAAAGCATCATCACTAACATTCTCCCGTAGCTTCGAAGCATCACGGAGCATCCAACCCAATAGCCCGCAAAGGTAAAGCTCGAAACCAAAACAATTTGAACAACAAAAGCAGCGGAATCCGGCGCGAGCAACGGGACCAGATCTAACGCGGCGGCGATCGTACAGCTCCCCGCCCCAGATCTAGCATCCGCCGACCGCCTCGGATCCCCCCCACGAGATCTGGCCGTGCCATTCCGTTAGCTCACGCTCACCAAACACGGCGCGGGGATCTGACGGCGCCCGAAACGAACGCAAAAAAAGGCGAATCCAACAAGACGGCGAACCTGAGGAGAAGGCAGAGCAGATCGGCGGGGGCAGGgcggcgccgctcgccgtgcccggctcgcgcggcggcgggagggggaggagtcCAAGGGGATTCCACGCGAGGGAAATCGGAGAAGGCGAGGGGGGGGGAAATGGAGTttctcctcgatctcctccgcTTTCCTCTCGCGCTCGTGTCGCGTCGCGTCCTCCCTTCTTCCCTGCGCTGTCGTCGCTGGGTCGGCGGGTGGCCGCGATTGAGGACGAGTTGGGGTCGTGATGGATGCGCGAATATTAttatttctctcctttttttttcggtGGTTTGGTGTCTCCTGATTAGGTTTATTGACTGATTAGCAAGTTCGTGACGCGGGATTAGTCGAGATCTAGTACTGGTATTATTTTTTGCGTATTTTggtggtagttttttttttcttcgaatAGCGAATGAGCTGGAGCTGAGAAAGGGAAAGCATATGAGagtaagtttaataatataaccaactattagctccaattcatttatagctgATCTAATAGCTAAGTTAGCTATAATCATATATTAcaccattaatatatggtctcacctcTTATACACTCACGTGTTATTAGAGTCTGTACAGTATTAGAGTCTGTGCTACAACTGGCTACCAATATATAGATtgttttccttctcttctcttctcttctcttctcttctctttttcacaTGTGTTTACAGCTGACTTGTAACATGTTAGTGTAGGGGttcctattattttatttatttactttgTTGTATGTTATGTTAATGTGCTTTTAATAGATTGTAATAATTGTATTGCTAAGTGGTGCATGGTTAAACCttgctgtgtttagttggggaaaagaaaattttgggtgtcacatcggacgtttgatcggatgttggaaggggttttcggacacgaatgaaaaaactaatttcagaactcgccgggaaaccgcgagacgaatcttttgagcctaattaagccgtcattagcacatgtgggttactgtagcacttatggctaatcacgggctaattaggctcaaaagattcgtctcgctatTTCCCCcgtaactgtgcaattagtttttctttttatttatatttaatactcatacatgtgtccaaatattcgatgtaatgttttttggaaaaactttttgggaactaaacggcCCCTTGCTGGATGACAGCTGGGACCCCTGGGAATAAAGCCCGCATATTGAGACGGTGTCAACTGACAAACACGTTGAACGCTCCTTCCTTCTAGAGAATGCCCATACCTTTCACATTCCGcgttgtgtgtgtgttttctttttttttttttactttcaacTGTTGAAACCTTAACCGTTTTTCTGCCACCCAAAAAAGACCTTTCTATTGTGTGTTCTTTGTGCATGCTTTGCACAGCTACTTTGTTTTTTTGCTCCTCCACTGTATCTTGTCGTTGCTAGGTCAAAACATTTGGTATATCTGAAAATTACAGCCCCAAAGGATCCAGGAAATTCAAGAAGGGTGGTAGATGATGTGAAATTTTAAAAACACCAAATAAATTTGTTAGGGAAAACATAAAAATCGTTCTATCCAAAAATGATattccaaaaaaataataagataaaTAATTATAGTGAGTGCAATAAACTTTTTTTGTGTCATATGCTCCTTGACTTTTTCAGGGATTTTCATGGATGggaataacttttttttcaggTTTGTACCTTTCTCTCCTCAACAAGAAATGGAAAATGTTGAAAGAAATTGAGCCGCACCGTCAACCGAGCTAGTAACCGACAGTTGGCCATCTTCTCCTCGTGGATCTAAGCTGGCCATCTCGTTGTGAACCACACAGATCTGCACCCCCCCTCATGTGAACCCCCATATAAACACCAAACAAACTTCGGTTGGCTTCGAACGGGACCTGATGCTATGCTCGTACACCTATCGTCCTTTGTTAATTAGGCctctttctttatttattaaaCTAGCAAAAATACGTATTGCGTTAACTGGCAAAAATACGTATTGCGTTACAAAGACAATTTTTACGATTGATACAAACTCTGCCAATTTAGATTATAAAtcgaaacaaaacaaacaaaacagTAGCAAAACAAAGTCAAATCATATATAGCATTAAACCCTGTTGTGCTCACTTCGTGTGTTAtcgtacgtttttcaaactgctaacgTGTGTATTCCATAAAAGCATTTTATATAGAAATCactttaaaatatcagataaattactttttaaaatttataataattaaaagagTAAAGACCATcaccggtccttaaacttgtaccACTGTGTCATCGCGGTCCCTAAACTCACAAATCGATCGTTCCGGTTCTCAAACTTGTTcaactgtgtcatcccggtcacTAAaattgcagatcactcgtttagattctccaacttgttcagttgtgtcacctcggtccctaaacttagatttgaatatcatctgggtcaaataggacaGTCTAAAGACTttgtatttaaaaataattcataacttttttatgtgaactctaataaagacaaactttatatcaaacttgtagccctcaacgagatctacaactttatagttgattttttttattttaagtcatttttttgtcccaaaatgtaattttaaaattaaaatttcaaaatctataaaaatgcaacaatattttgggaccctaaacagttttaattcaaaaacttatcaactacaaagttgtaggtcgcgtcgagggctataattttaatataaagtttgtcttcattagagtttacataaaaaagttatgaattatttttgatataaagcttttagaccgtcctgcttagggaccggggtgacacaactgaacaagttggaggacctaaacgagtgatctgcaagtttagggacctggatgacacagtcgaacaagtttaaggatctgaacggtcgatttgtgAGTTTAgtgaccgggatgacacagcggtaccagtttagggaccggtgatggactttactctaattaaaacttaattaatcatgtactaattaaAGCATTTCGTACCTCACTcgtttcattttcctttttctataaGAGTTCCGTACCTGCAAACCTTTTGCACCGACGGATGTTGACGGCATGATTAAAGCATAGAATCCTACTGTAACACTAACAGAGGAGTATTACTGATCCCATGTTGTTAGTGGGCTGATGTAGCGATAAGAAAAGCACTGGATGCTATGCTATGCCCATATGGCTGTGTCGTGCTTGTACTAGTAGCAGCCGGGGGTTACGTGCGGGCGTGTGGCACTCTCGTTTTTTTAGTGGTAATCCACGAAAGGTGACGAGCGAGTAGTGGTGGcgattagggatgaaaacggagcggatatgGACGGATAATGCTtataccatattcgttttcatattttttaccggatacgaaaacgaatacggatagctcgaatacggaaacaaatacggattatctcgaatacgaataagaatcgaatatgatcggacacgaatacggaaacaaatttttctcggaacacgaaaaccaactcaacttctaatagaaataaatttcaacatatataattagctcattttatataaaatgaggtataatttataaatatttttttaaatttaaataatattaatagtatggactagtgttaagagataaactattattaaaatctataaaggtacattgaaggttatagagttagaaagaaatggggtatgtctcatgggtcctgcggatatccgaatagcactaTTCACCGGATATCTGAATTATTATCCGTATTCGACGGAAActctgataccatattcgtattcgtatccgggagaaaatatccgtattcgtatctGTATCCGAAAtatccgagaattatccgatccgaaaggtatccgtatccgtttttgtccggagcggacggaaactatccgctccgttttcatccctagtggCGATGATGTGCTGGTTGCACTGTTAACAAATGATGATTTTGGCATCGTTTTCGCTTTGAACGCTggcaggcggcggaggaagacCGGCTACACCAGATTCAAatgaaactaaaaaaaattgtataaataATATACCAGTCGACAGTGAAACATTCGTATTGACATCGTCAATTTAAAGATATGCCGGTCAAATAGTTTGGATGTGTTCCTAACGGTAGGGCGTGCTTGTGTCTTTATATGGGTGAGTGTACGCGGTTATCAACGTTTGCGTtcatattatgttttttttaagaaaaggaaaatgaatAAACTATACTATATTAGTAATAGTGTTCGAATCAGGGTGAACCGTTCCAGAGCCAAAAAATGGAATATCAACTATTGTCTCGGAGTTAATGAAAATTGTTTCAAAACAATAGACCCTCGACAATATTCGAACAtcttttaattaaaaaaccagtttattttttaaaaaaattaatcgaAAAATCAAACTGTCGGTTTGTGTTCCGGTTTTTGGCAAACCGAGCTGTTCCTGACGGTAGGCGGTGCGTAGTACGTATCGATCAGCGCTAGCGCTTGCGTTTGCGTTTGGGTCGGTCGCTATCGGAGATTGGCGGAGCGTAGCTACCTGACCGACcg of the Oryza sativa Japonica Group chromosome 2, ASM3414082v1 genome contains:
- the LOC9268417 gene encoding clathrin interactor EPSIN 2 — encoded protein: MKKVFDQTVRDLKREVNKKVLKVPGIEQKILDATSNEPWGPHGSLLAEIAQATQNYHEYQMVMNVVWKRINDTGKNWRHVYKGLIVLDYLVAHGTERVIDDIREHSYQISTLADFQYIDSSGRDQGSNVRRKSQSLVSLVNDKERIQEVRQKALATRDKYRSAFATSGTHRSPGGYDNDRYEGSYGSRYDNRNGYGGEREYGYRDDDRYGVAGTTPNREGDRYSRDSNEQRYSRDREDEYKGSHSNHEYAEGSGRRSYGRDRDSYGDDEAYSSRGRQSNADGPTQDERPMERKPSNQQIASPPPNYEDVTRDTQDNNHDGRNGGTVPVPVAAAKVSSPPRTSVPPGQVNGVHDNTVEDVPAPPPTHPEVNGFDEFDPRGSVPDTSPPVNPSQAVNSLEMDLFGPDPINSLALVSVPQPTASPNVEPSANPGFESNSFMGMPPASTGFNEAFDATNPFGDPTPFKAVHEETPAVSQTNAAPAGSFHATEPAADANPFQPASAASFGFGDTLGDLSFGSNAAPGQQDIFVPTSSHSEVPPANPSVHPEQAVPSYVSSQAPQPAAAGPQTHAAPASFASQAPPTSFASQAPQAGAPYPQAASTFPHSQASHPAATNPSTIPQNVATPFAPLQMPQPVPSGQSNYFMQPVPGTGINGMSGAPSQNGAPSYIPSQASQFAAPTNLQPSQPTFPPQTAMAASQATSISRGASQPLAVPNSMPSGVNFPLQSSSSAPPETILSALQVSQSEPVKKFESKSTVWADTLSRGLVNLDISGPKANPHADIGVDFDSINRKEKRQEKKVSQAPVVSTITMGKAMGTGSGIGRAGASAMAPPANPMGASRGIGMGMGAAGSGYGGGMGMNRPMGMGMGMNQQMGMGMGMNQQAMGMGMNQQAMGMGMNQQPMGMNMGMGMNQGMGMNMRPPMGMGPGSGYNPMGTGYGGQQPYGGYR